Below is a genomic region from Triticum dicoccoides isolate Atlit2015 ecotype Zavitan chromosome 5A, WEW_v2.0, whole genome shotgun sequence.
GGAGGAGACGAAGgatgcggcggtggaggcggagcagGCGGCGGAGGAGCCCAAGGTCCCGGCCAGGAGGTGGAGGGACCTGCTCCGGATGCGGAAGCAGCAGgcgtcctcgtcttcctcctcctcgtcgtccacgGAGACCAAGCAgccgctccgccgcctcctccgccgcgggCCGAAGCCGCCCGAGCAGGAGCCGTCGCTGAGCCTCCCGCTCCTCCGCGACCCCAACGAGCCCGCGCCGGCACCCGCATCGGCCCCAACTCCATCGCCGACCGCGGCGCCTCCCGTCAGCACGTCGCAGCACCAGCTCCCGCCCAAGATCCGGCTCACGGCGGCGCAGgcggccgcgccgccaccgccgcccccgcctcctccgcctccccccTCCGCCGTGGCCGCCGACAGCCCGCGCCTGAACGCGGCCGGCAAGGTGGTGTTCAACGGGCTGGGCCGCAGCTCCAGCAGCCCGAGCAGCCTGGCGGGCGGGCGGCGCCACCGGTCCGGGTCCGGCGGCAGCGGCATGGAGCGGTCCTACTCGGCGCACGTGCGCGTGACGCCGGTGCTGAACGTGCCCGTCTGCCGCAAGTCCGTGTCCGTGTTCGGCATCGACCGGCTCTTCTCCCCGTCGtccgcgtccaccgccgccgccgcccacgccgccgccaAGAAGCAGGGCAAGGTGGCCAAGAAGGAGGCcgccgcaccaccgccgccgccatcctcctcgCATTAACGTCCGTGTCCGTCTGTCCTCCTCGGGagaatcatcatcaccatcatcatggaacatacaccaccaccaccacaccgccaTTGATGAGCTCGGACGAGCCGTATTAATCCTGCTGTTTTTGGATGACGACGCTTAATTAGGTATTTTTGTTCGAAAATTAAGCTTGAATCTGACGGAGTACGCCTGAATCTCTTGCGTGAGGACAAGTAGTACCTTGAATCTGGGATGTAAATACTCCACATGCGAGGTAGCAGTGATCCGGCGAGTTCT
It encodes:
- the LOC119299156 gene encoding formin-like protein 5; protein product: MASAAASRPPAPPPPPPPPPPSAAMQWLGPRVSFSLEDAAGCAAAGGAGTGKASNDFEFLLAGCSPVSTMLPADELFSGGKLVPLRLPSSSGCSAEVAVATRPPLAPAATAQQQQQPETPRPEEETKDAAVEAEQAAEEPKVPARRWRDLLRMRKQQASSSSSSSSSTETKQPLRRLLRRGPKPPEQEPSLSLPLLRDPNEPAPAPASAPTPSPTAAPPVSTSQHQLPPKIRLTAAQAAAPPPPPPPPPPPPSAVAADSPRLNAAGKVVFNGLGRSSSSPSSLAGGRRHRSGSGGSGMERSYSAHVRVTPVLNVPVCRKSVSVFGIDRLFSPSSASTAAAAHAAAKKQGKVAKKEAAAPPPPPSSSH